The following proteins come from a genomic window of Actinopolyspora saharensis:
- a CDS encoding FAD-dependent monooxygenase, with amino-acid sequence MSVRNVLVVGAGIAGSTLAYERSAPRRFDLVVGADGLHSRVRRLTFGPEAQFLTHLGLHIATTPLQQTAANRTVLLHNAPSRAVAIHSTVGREVAAFVFRAPPRSNIRDQGMEQNKQLVIAAYSGMGWRVPELLDRVRRNEDLYCDSVSRVRLDSWTRGRVVLVGDAASCVSLLGEGSSTAIAGAATLAHELGTHAGEPAAALRRYERAHRKRVGRGQHGVALASRLLVPATRAGTAVRDTPFRLWPVLASVRRAERPPG; translated from the coding sequence GTGAGCGTTCGGAACGTCCTTGTGGTCGGCGCGGGAATCGCGGGGTCGACGCTGGCCTACGAACGGTCCGCGCCGCGCCGGTTCGATCTCGTGGTCGGCGCCGACGGGCTGCACTCGCGGGTGCGCCGACTCACCTTCGGCCCCGAGGCGCAGTTTCTCACCCACCTCGGCCTCCACATCGCCACCACGCCCCTGCAGCAGACCGCCGCCAACCGGACGGTGCTGCTGCACAACGCACCGAGCCGGGCGGTCGCGATCCATTCCACCGTCGGCCGCGAGGTCGCGGCCTTCGTCTTCCGCGCTCCTCCGCGGTCGAACATCCGCGACCAGGGCATGGAGCAGAACAAGCAGCTGGTGATCGCCGCCTACAGCGGCATGGGGTGGCGGGTGCCCGAACTGCTCGACCGAGTTCGGCGCAACGAGGACCTCTACTGCGACTCCGTCAGCCGAGTACGTCTCGACTCCTGGACACGGGGACGTGTCGTCCTCGTCGGCGACGCGGCGAGCTGTGTTTCGCTGCTCGGCGAAGGATCCAGCACGGCCATCGCGGGCGCAGCCACCCTCGCGCACGAGCTCGGCACCCACGCGGGCGAGCCCGCCGCGGCATTGCGCCGCTACGAACGCGCGCACCGGAAACGAGTGGGGCGGGGCCAGCACGGCGTCGCACTCGCATCCCGGCTGCTCGTCCCGGCGACCCGTGCCGGAACCGCCGTGCGCGACACCCCTTTCCGGCTTTGGCCGGTACTGGCCTCGGTGCGCAGGGCCGAGCGCCCGCCTGGCTAG
- a CDS encoding SDR family oxidoreductase yields the protein MTTWFITGASRGLGRELVEQALERGDRVAATLRRPEQLDDLAEKHDDRLWRRRMDVTDTSQVEQVLGEAFADHERIDVIVSNAGYGVFGTGEDLTDEHVERMIATNLTGSIQLARRAVPLLRQQGGGVFAQLSSQGGHITFPGFAIYHAAKWGVEGYFESLAQEIEPFGIKTVLVEPGMVRTGFYDAAEQVPVSEPYRGGPADMPAPRVDDMVGSQSGVAHAVIETADSGEPPLRLLLNSDAYESVTTTVRQRLASLGGQRDTAYAADAEYPGA from the coding sequence ATGACCACATGGTTCATCACCGGCGCGTCCCGCGGGCTCGGCCGCGAGCTGGTCGAGCAGGCATTGGAGCGCGGAGACCGCGTTGCCGCGACGCTGCGGCGGCCCGAACAGCTCGATGACCTCGCCGAGAAACACGACGACCGGCTGTGGCGGCGGCGCATGGACGTCACCGACACCTCGCAGGTCGAGCAGGTACTCGGCGAGGCGTTCGCCGATCACGAGCGCATCGACGTCATCGTGTCCAACGCAGGATACGGCGTTTTCGGCACCGGCGAAGACCTCACCGACGAGCACGTCGAGCGCATGATCGCCACCAACCTCACCGGCTCGATCCAACTCGCTCGCCGGGCCGTGCCGTTGCTGCGGCAGCAGGGCGGTGGCGTGTTCGCCCAGCTCTCCAGCCAGGGCGGCCACATCACCTTCCCCGGGTTCGCGATCTACCACGCCGCCAAGTGGGGAGTCGAAGGCTACTTCGAATCGCTCGCGCAGGAAATCGAGCCGTTCGGGATCAAAACCGTACTCGTCGAGCCCGGTATGGTCCGGACCGGTTTCTACGACGCGGCCGAGCAGGTTCCGGTCAGTGAGCCCTACCGTGGTGGCCCTGCCGATATGCCCGCACCGCGGGTCGACGACATGGTAGGCAGCCAGTCCGGTGTCGCGCACGCCGTCATCGAGACTGCGGACTCCGGAGAGCCACCGCTGCGGTTGCTGCTGAACTCGGACGCCTACGAATCCGTCACCACCACCGTGCGGCAGCGACTCGCCTCGTTGGGGGGCCAGCGGGACACCGCCTACGCCGCCGATGCCGAGTACCCGGGTGCGTAG
- a CDS encoding LysR family transcriptional regulator, producing the protein MSEVTLAGLRVVVEVARRGSFTATAEALRYTQSAVSRQVGVTEDAVGSPLFERKARGVRPTPAGEALLRHARQVVAHLEAAELEIAGLRDRVAGHLTVGAYPTAAAALVPQAIARLHTAHPALEVDLREAGSPTQMRWLQAGRIEVALVAVGNGLPAYDFTGLRTETIRTGRGLGLAVSADHPLAAHDEVHADDLAEQVWIVGAGKEGEPQFGAWPTLTRPTIGYKARSWQTRLGLVAAGLGVSVLPGMAADTVPRGVKWLRVQDTAFVQQRETVLVTAAERSAAASAFVQAVRDELATFAEATVPPS; encoded by the coding sequence ATGTCCGAGGTAACGCTGGCCGGGTTACGCGTCGTGGTCGAGGTCGCTCGGCGCGGCTCGTTCACCGCGACCGCCGAGGCGTTGAGGTATACGCAGTCCGCCGTGTCACGGCAGGTCGGCGTTACGGAAGACGCGGTGGGAAGCCCCTTGTTCGAGCGGAAGGCGCGCGGTGTTCGGCCCACCCCGGCCGGTGAGGCTCTGCTGCGGCACGCCAGGCAAGTCGTCGCACATCTGGAAGCCGCCGAACTGGAGATCGCCGGTCTGCGCGACCGGGTCGCCGGACACCTGACCGTGGGGGCCTACCCGACGGCCGCAGCGGCACTGGTGCCACAGGCCATCGCGCGTCTGCACACCGCTCACCCGGCTTTGGAAGTGGACCTCCGGGAAGCCGGCAGCCCCACGCAGATGCGCTGGCTTCAGGCAGGACGGATCGAGGTCGCACTGGTAGCCGTCGGCAACGGGCTGCCCGCGTACGACTTCACCGGGTTGCGCACCGAAACGATCCGCACCGGCAGAGGACTCGGCCTGGCGGTAAGCGCAGATCATCCTCTTGCCGCGCACGACGAAGTGCACGCCGACGATCTCGCCGAACAGGTGTGGATCGTCGGCGCGGGCAAGGAAGGAGAACCCCAGTTCGGCGCATGGCCGACCCTCACCCGCCCCACCATCGGCTACAAGGCCCGAAGCTGGCAAACACGTCTGGGCCTCGTGGCCGCCGGTCTCGGTGTCTCGGTCCTGCCCGGCATGGCCGCCGACACCGTGCCCCGAGGGGTGAAATGGTTGCGTGTCCAGGACACCGCGTTCGTGCAGCAGCGCGAGACCGTGCTGGTGACCGCCGCGGAGCGGTCAGCCGCCGCCAGCGCCTTTGTGCAGGCAGTCCGGGACGAGTTGGCCACCTTCGCCGAAGCGACCGTGCCACCGTCGTGA
- a CDS encoding bacteriocin fulvocin C-related protein, producing the protein MTNTFDRWVLAFDGSCRVCRNMSRAVAEACGDKLEVLPLTHPDVREWREQALGANPVWAPTLIRVRSGRVRAWVGVPLGFALVRHLGLRSTLAVLGALGRTRRTTHRRRLGALPLIAGLAVAASLTKLDPYSGGRNGDDPSAWAEANRERLPQSYGEVVEYSMVYRQAIFNASSAATKSHLWVEHLRQYGATHPDLSQDQERVLRHAMDVLGDESLYAQSSPPEQDRVLGGLRQEVAAAFGEETQSLIATLGPPELATKADWNDCQCSTSSDYCWMGCVGSDNCRRIGGCGTGWVYTCNGWCEGP; encoded by the coding sequence ATGACGAATACGTTTGACCGCTGGGTGCTGGCCTTCGACGGTTCATGCCGGGTCTGCCGAAACATGTCCCGCGCTGTGGCTGAAGCCTGCGGTGACAAGCTCGAAGTCCTCCCGTTGACACACCCGGACGTGCGGGAGTGGCGCGAACAGGCACTCGGTGCGAACCCGGTGTGGGCTCCCACGCTGATCCGTGTCCGGTCCGGTCGAGTCCGCGCCTGGGTCGGTGTCCCCCTGGGATTCGCCCTGGTTCGACACCTCGGCCTTCGCTCCACACTGGCCGTGCTCGGCGCGCTGGGCAGGACGCGCCGAACCACGCATCGGAGGCGTCTCGGCGCCCTGCCGCTGATCGCCGGTCTTGCGGTCGCGGCCAGCCTGACCAAGCTCGACCCGTACAGCGGTGGCAGGAACGGCGACGATCCGAGTGCCTGGGCGGAGGCCAACAGGGAACGACTCCCGCAGTCGTACGGCGAGGTCGTCGAGTACTCGATGGTCTACCGGCAGGCGATCTTCAACGCCTCCTCGGCGGCGACCAAGAGCCACCTGTGGGTCGAGCACCTCCGCCAGTACGGAGCCACGCACCCCGATCTGTCACAAGACCAGGAACGAGTCCTGCGGCACGCCATGGACGTCCTCGGAGACGAATCGCTGTACGCGCAGTCGTCTCCGCCCGAGCAGGACCGGGTGTTGGGGGGTCTCCGGCAGGAGGTGGCCGCCGCCTTCGGCGAGGAAACCCAGTCCCTCATCGCGACCCTCGGTCCACCGGAGCTCGCCACCAAGGCGGACTGGAACGACTGCCAGTGCAGCACCAGCAGCGACTACTGCTGGATGGGGTGCGTCGGTAGCGACAACTGCCGCAGGATCGGTGGATGCGGAACCGGATGGGTCTACACCTGCAACGGGTGGTGTGAAGGTCCCTGA
- a CDS encoding erythromycin esterase family protein, which translates to MSPTTELRNWIAVQARPLRLDPAYSAITLPESLSQAKIVGLASSVRSSRQLVLATHVLLRRLVEQAGFRAVAIEGTSETAVALDRFVRTGEGDPATLLAASQSFLRTREALGVIRWLRTWNEAHPNDPVSIVHDRVPGTPPSGLAEIEEHLADSDLAWHADTGQRIVHWGGTAHVIAGNPRTVPPEETHRNAGGIMRVELGEGYGVAAFTVGSGSAPIAVPAPPQEFTEHAFAEAPHDIALLELASSNGVPQPVADWLRRPLRTRMIGPRYDATRDQDFRVDAGPLQECVDVLIHAPRITATSLLTHA; encoded by the coding sequence ATGAGCCCCACGACCGAGCTCCGGAACTGGATCGCGGTACAGGCTCGACCGCTGCGACTTGATCCGGCGTATTCAGCGATCACTCTGCCGGAATCGCTGTCGCAGGCCAAGATCGTTGGCTTGGCGTCGTCGGTGCGCTCGTCCAGGCAGCTGGTGCTAGCCACGCATGTCCTGCTCCGGAGGCTTGTCGAGCAGGCGGGTTTCCGGGCGGTGGCCATCGAAGGCACCAGCGAGACCGCCGTCGCGCTCGACCGGTTCGTCCGTACCGGCGAGGGCGACCCCGCCACACTCCTTGCCGCCAGCCAAAGCTTCCTGCGGACCCGTGAAGCACTGGGCGTCATACGCTGGCTACGCACCTGGAACGAAGCACATCCGAACGACCCCGTCTCGATCGTGCACGACCGTGTTCCCGGAACGCCTCCCAGCGGCCTCGCCGAGATCGAGGAGCACTTGGCCGACAGCGACCTCGCATGGCACGCCGACACCGGACAACGGATCGTGCACTGGGGCGGTACCGCCCACGTCATAGCCGGTAACCCCCGCACAGTCCCACCCGAGGAAACCCACCGCAACGCGGGCGGAATCATGCGCGTCGAACTCGGAGAAGGATACGGTGTCGCCGCGTTCACCGTGGGCTCAGGCTCCGCACCGATTGCCGTCCCGGCCCCGCCACAAGAGTTCACCGAGCACGCGTTCGCCGAGGCACCGCACGACATCGCACTACTGGAGTTGGCGAGCTCGAACGGTGTTCCGCAGCCGGTGGCCGACTGGCTGCGCCGCCCACTGCGCACCCGCATGATCGGGCCGCGCTACGACGCGACACGTGACCAGGACTTCCGCGTCGATGCTGGCCCCCTTCAAGAGTGCGTCGACGTCCTGATCCACGCACCGCGAATCACCGCCACGAGCCTCCTAACACACGCGTAG
- a CDS encoding SgcJ/EcaC family oxidoreductase: MTTQVRPHVTDPAAQAAAEAAVERFTAELQKGLDTSDAEAYDRSLAADVMWGSPYGETLGTADELLDIHHRHMAVAVAPPSRFEIVAVRALAPGVAIAHIRRRALDDAGFSEMALYTLIERDGRWWLAAAQNTPIAEVPA, from the coding sequence ATGACTACGCAGGTGCGGCCGCACGTGACTGATCCGGCAGCTCAGGCGGCTGCCGAAGCGGCGGTGGAGCGGTTCACTGCTGAGTTGCAGAAAGGCCTCGATACCAGCGACGCCGAAGCCTACGATCGATCTTTGGCCGCGGACGTCATGTGGGGTAGTCCCTACGGTGAGACGCTGGGCACCGCCGATGAGCTACTGGACATCCACCACCGGCACATGGCGGTTGCGGTCGCCCCGCCGTCACGGTTCGAGATCGTCGCAGTGCGCGCCCTGGCGCCGGGCGTGGCAATCGCGCATATCCGCCGACGAGCCCTCGACGACGCCGGGTTCTCCGAAATGGCGTTGTACACGTTGATCGAGCGGGACGGACGGTGGTGGCTGGCTGCGGCACAAAACACCCCGATCGCCGAGGTACCGGCATGA
- a CDS encoding NPP1 family protein produces MYGTAARGTTGIETSSAPTGERQSAWSVVRPGGSRGLPRVVLALKAALLLLIAFPGAAAAETVPPEIPDSSAPADAKWLPAFDYDGDGCYPSVAIGRNGTLNPGLNNSGALDGQCHDPSDLDNSNVYARAKRNNGWQAYLYDMYFQKDQAVPGVDAFGHRHDIEHVVVWVHDGSARYVSTSAHGEYNTHAASAAGWHEGTHAKVVYHKDGAGTHAFRLAGKDEQPENDWGSWHYPTLVSWNNFPGDTRAKLTGADFGSASLAIKDGAFQDNLDKAKPDGIPFDPYA; encoded by the coding sequence ATGTACGGAACCGCAGCGCGAGGAACCACCGGAATCGAGACCTCCTCGGCCCCCACAGGGGAACGGCAGTCGGCGTGGTCGGTTGTCAGACCGGGTGGGAGTCGTGGCCTGCCCAGAGTTGTGCTGGCCCTGAAGGCGGCGTTGCTGCTGCTGATCGCCTTTCCGGGAGCGGCCGCGGCCGAGACGGTCCCTCCGGAGATCCCGGATAGCTCCGCACCGGCGGACGCGAAGTGGCTGCCCGCCTTCGACTACGACGGGGACGGCTGCTACCCCAGCGTGGCCATCGGCAGGAACGGCACGTTGAACCCGGGATTGAACAACTCCGGGGCGCTCGACGGGCAGTGCCACGACCCGTCCGATCTCGACAACTCCAACGTCTACGCCCGCGCCAAGCGCAACAACGGTTGGCAGGCGTACCTCTACGACATGTACTTCCAGAAGGACCAGGCAGTTCCGGGGGTGGATGCCTTCGGGCACCGGCACGACATCGAGCACGTCGTGGTGTGGGTCCACGACGGCAGCGCCCGGTACGTCTCCACCTCCGCCCACGGTGAGTACAACACCCACGCCGCCTCCGCGGCCGGTTGGCACGAAGGCACCCACGCGAAAGTCGTCTACCACAAGGACGGGGCCGGTACCCACGCCTTCCGGCTGGCTGGCAAGGACGAGCAGCCGGAGAACGATTGGGGAAGCTGGCACTATCCCACGCTGGTGAGCTGGAACAACTTCCCCGGTGACACCCGGGCGAAGTTGACCGGGGCCGACTTCGGCAGCGCCAGTCTGGCCATCAAGGACGGCGCCTTCCAGGACAACCTCGACAAGGCGAAACCAGACGGGATCCCGTTCGACCCCTACGCGTGA
- a CDS encoding SAM-dependent methyltransferase yields MGQWFDSSVGSVDETTPNIARMYDYFLGGSANFAADRAAAEEFLRVYPGNTAWAQINRALLGRAVRHLCARGIDQFLDLGSGVPTVGNVHEIAQRENPESRVVYVDIESVAVHHARHILQDNAQAGVVQADIRQPDEVLHAPEVTELLDFSRPVGILAVAILDILHVEDPPGLVSAYRDACVPGSALVITNGAQLSMTPEERAGIDQVMSQTTTPHVTFRSPEEVAALFPGYTLLDPGVVPSAQWRPDEPISQEQALRSNGYAAVGVL; encoded by the coding sequence GTGGGCCAGTGGTTCGACAGCAGCGTCGGTAGCGTGGACGAGACGACCCCGAACATCGCACGCATGTACGACTACTTCCTCGGTGGCTCGGCGAACTTCGCCGCCGACCGCGCGGCCGCCGAGGAGTTCCTGCGGGTGTATCCGGGCAACACGGCGTGGGCACAGATCAACCGAGCCCTGCTGGGACGTGCCGTGCGGCATCTGTGCGCCCGCGGGATCGACCAGTTCCTCGACCTGGGGTCGGGAGTTCCCACCGTGGGCAACGTGCACGAGATCGCTCAGCGGGAAAACCCCGAGTCGCGGGTGGTCTACGTCGACATCGAGTCCGTGGCGGTGCACCACGCCCGGCACATCCTGCAGGACAACGCCCAGGCGGGCGTCGTGCAGGCCGACATCCGACAACCGGACGAGGTGTTGCACGCACCGGAGGTGACCGAGCTGCTGGACTTCTCCCGGCCGGTGGGGATCCTGGCGGTGGCGATTCTGGACATCCTCCACGTCGAGGACCCGCCGGGGCTGGTGAGCGCGTATCGCGATGCGTGCGTTCCCGGCAGTGCGCTGGTGATCACCAACGGGGCACAGCTGAGCATGACCCCCGAGGAGCGCGCGGGCATCGATCAGGTCATGAGCCAGACCACCACTCCGCACGTCACCTTCCGCAGCCCGGAGGAGGTGGCTGCGCTGTTCCCCGGCTACACCCTGCTGGATCCCGGTGTGGTGCCCAGCGCGCAGTGGCGTCCCGACGAGCCGATCAGCCAGGAGCAGGCCCTGCGCTCCAACGGCTACGCCGCTGTCGGCGTGCTGTAG
- a CDS encoding beta-L-arabinofuranosidase domain-containing protein yields the protein MARHFKRRDALRIGAASASLPLLTSPTSAADSPSTPGALAETARLRGFPLSDVTLGPGLPADKRARMLRFARGYDEDRLLQVFRANADLPTHGAVAPDGWESLDGEANGNLRGHFTGHFMTMLSQAHANTGEEVFDRKLRTMIAALHECRQALNRAPSIRSTAGRFGSAVAVRRGSHLYFDAPAEAVNGLSSMTFAAWIRPVVAEPWTRVFDFGNDTETNLFLTPCDGDGLPRFAITRAGSAAEQRIVGEQPLPLDEWSHVAVTLAGDSGALYVNGRRVGRNASMSLTPAELGTLSHCWLGRSHHDDPVHAGGYDDINLWSTALTGEQIARLQHARAADTAAGAGDRFSYDCAEQGGTVLHDRSGSGRHAGYARSWGEPSHPGFLAAYPETQFILLESMTTSDYHRVWAPYYTAHKILQGVLDAYETTNDQRALDLASGMCDWMHSRLSELSDTVLQRMWGIFSSGEYGGVVEAILRTYEHTRKPQHLRLAGYFDPDSLIDACARDEDVLDGKHANQHIPIFTGLSMLYEHTGEQRYRQAAHNFWRMVVPPRMFGIGGTGEGEFFHESGAVAELLGPESAETCCAHNMLKLTRSLFLREGRAEYAEYYERTLLNQILGSKQDEDDPEKPLTTYFVGLQPGAVRDFTPKEGTTCCEGTGMENATKYQDSAYFVSQDQSTLYVNLYLASTLRWRARGVRVEQKTTFPHEGRSRLRVHGSASFELRLRVPRWVGNGFSVRINGRRQPISARPGEYVALARSWRTGDTVDVDLPFQLRAEGTPDDPTVQNLMYGPVNLIARDGRTEFIPLSLYGTARLSGDLSRALEPVPDAGLHFRIGDVRLAPFFEGTTEAYHAYFRRQEPRIVFDSVDAGVANRRAAGGTTFLDEVWAKAPFGNKGELTSRVARVSQSWLQRGVFTAAERERILSAVGRAAYAD from the coding sequence ATGGCACGTCACTTCAAACGCCGGGACGCACTCCGGATCGGGGCGGCGAGCGCTTCCCTCCCGCTCCTGACTTCCCCCACATCAGCGGCCGACTCCCCCAGCACTCCCGGCGCACTCGCCGAAACCGCGCGATTACGGGGTTTCCCGCTGTCCGACGTGACGCTCGGCCCGGGCCTGCCGGCCGACAAGCGCGCTCGGATGCTGCGCTTCGCCCGCGGCTACGACGAGGACCGGCTGCTGCAGGTGTTCCGCGCCAACGCGGACCTGCCCACCCACGGGGCGGTCGCCCCCGACGGCTGGGAAAGCCTGGACGGCGAGGCCAACGGCAACCTCCGCGGGCACTTCACCGGACATTTCATGACGATGCTGTCCCAGGCCCACGCCAACACCGGCGAGGAGGTCTTCGACCGCAAGCTCCGCACGATGATCGCCGCGCTGCACGAGTGCCGCCAGGCGCTGAACCGCGCCCCGAGCATCCGCAGCACCGCGGGACGTTTCGGCAGCGCCGTGGCCGTGCGACGCGGTTCCCACCTCTACTTCGACGCCCCGGCGGAGGCGGTCAACGGCCTGTCGAGCATGACGTTCGCGGCCTGGATCCGACCGGTCGTGGCCGAACCGTGGACCAGGGTCTTCGACTTCGGCAACGACACCGAGACGAACCTGTTCCTGACCCCCTGCGACGGGGACGGTCTTCCGCGGTTCGCGATCACCCGTGCGGGCAGTGCGGCCGAGCAGCGGATCGTCGGTGAGCAGCCACTGCCGCTCGACGAGTGGAGCCACGTCGCGGTCACCCTCGCGGGCGACTCCGGGGCGCTGTACGTCAACGGCCGCCGGGTCGGCCGCAACGCGAGCATGTCGCTGACCCCGGCCGAGCTCGGAACGCTCTCCCACTGCTGGCTCGGCCGGTCGCACCACGACGACCCCGTCCACGCCGGCGGCTACGACGACATCAACCTGTGGTCGACCGCTCTCACCGGTGAGCAGATCGCCCGGCTGCAACACGCCAGGGCCGCCGACACCGCCGCCGGAGCGGGTGACCGCTTCTCCTACGACTGCGCCGAGCAGGGCGGCACCGTGCTGCACGACCGGTCGGGGTCCGGGCGGCACGCGGGATACGCGCGAAGCTGGGGCGAGCCGAGCCACCCCGGTTTCCTCGCCGCGTACCCGGAAACCCAGTTCATCCTGCTGGAGTCGATGACCACCAGCGACTACCACCGGGTGTGGGCGCCGTACTACACCGCGCACAAGATCCTGCAGGGAGTGCTGGACGCCTACGAGACCACGAACGACCAGCGGGCCCTCGACCTGGCCTCCGGCATGTGCGACTGGATGCACTCCCGGTTGAGCGAGCTCAGCGACACCGTTCTGCAGCGGATGTGGGGCATCTTCTCCAGCGGCGAGTACGGCGGCGTGGTCGAGGCGATACTGCGCACCTACGAGCACACCCGCAAACCACAGCACCTGCGGTTGGCCGGCTACTTCGACCCGGACTCGCTGATCGATGCCTGTGCCCGGGACGAAGACGTGCTCGACGGCAAGCACGCCAACCAGCACATCCCGATCTTCACCGGCCTGTCGATGCTGTACGAGCACACCGGCGAGCAGCGGTACCGGCAGGCCGCGCACAACTTCTGGCGCATGGTCGTACCGCCCAGGATGTTCGGCATCGGGGGCACCGGCGAGGGCGAGTTCTTCCACGAGTCCGGCGCCGTCGCCGAGCTGCTGGGCCCGGAAAGCGCCGAGACGTGCTGCGCCCACAACATGCTCAAGCTGACCCGTTCGCTGTTCCTGCGGGAGGGCCGTGCCGAGTACGCCGAGTACTACGAGCGCACCCTGCTCAACCAGATACTGGGGTCCAAACAGGATGAAGACGATCCGGAAAAGCCGCTGACCACCTACTTCGTCGGTCTGCAACCCGGCGCGGTCCGCGATTTCACCCCGAAGGAGGGCACCACCTGCTGCGAGGGCACCGGGATGGAGAACGCGACGAAGTACCAGGACTCGGCCTATTTCGTCAGCCAGGACCAGAGCACGCTGTACGTCAACCTCTACCTCGCCTCCACGCTGCGCTGGCGCGCCCGCGGCGTGCGCGTCGAGCAGAAGACGACTTTCCCGCACGAAGGGCGCAGCAGACTGCGGGTGCACGGCTCGGCGAGCTTCGAACTGCGCCTGCGCGTGCCGCGCTGGGTCGGAAACGGCTTCTCGGTGCGGATCAACGGCCGCCGACAGCCGATCTCCGCGCGGCCGGGCGAGTACGTCGCTCTCGCGCGCAGCTGGCGCACCGGCGACACCGTCGACGTCGACCTGCCGTTCCAGCTGCGCGCGGAAGGCACCCCGGACGATCCGACGGTGCAGAACCTGATGTACGGGCCGGTCAACCTGATCGCCCGGGACGGGCGCACCGAGTTCATCCCCCTGTCCCTGTACGGAACGGCTCGGCTGTCCGGGGACCTGTCCAGGGCGCTGGAGCCCGTACCGGACGCCGGGCTGCACTTCCGGATCGGTGACGTGCGGCTGGCCCCGTTCTTCGAGGGAACCACCGAGGCCTATCACGCCTACTTCCGCAGGCAGGAGCCCCGGATCGTGTTCGACTCGGTCGATGCGGGTGTGGCGAACCGCCGTGCCGCGGGCGGCACCACCTTCCTGGACGAGGTCTGGGCGAAAGCTCCGTTCGGCAACAAGGGCGAGCTCACGAGCCGGGTGGCCCGGGTCTCGCAGAGCTGGCTCCAGCGGGGAGTGTTCACCGCTGCCGAGCGGGAGCGGATCCTGTCCGCCGTGGGGCGGGCCGCCTACGCCGACTGA
- a CDS encoding LacI family DNA-binding transcriptional regulator — protein MPRNATSTQRRAVMADVARLAGVSHQTVSRVLNDHPSVSPGTRSRILAAIEQLDYRPNSAARALVTRRTRVIGVISPASTLYGPASTLYGIEQAARQAGYFVSVASVKDVDGAAVRQAVERLSSQFVEGIVAIAPRRAAVEALRDVPAELPLVVVEGGDGGGRPVVCVDQAEGARLVTRHLLEQGADSVWHIAGPSDWLEAQGRLSGWKAELKRAGVEPPEPLRGDWSPASGYSSGRLLAERSDVRAVFAANDQMALGALRAFHERGVRVPADVLVAGFDDAPESAYFTPPLTTVAQDFDAVGRGSMELLLQRIDGSDEADSSAVIAPELVTRHSTVGRLRDGSGPVG, from the coding sequence ATGCCCCGGAACGCGACCTCGACGCAGCGTCGTGCCGTGATGGCCGATGTCGCCAGATTGGCCGGCGTTTCCCACCAGACGGTCTCCCGGGTGCTCAACGATCACCCGTCGGTGTCTCCCGGCACCCGCAGCCGGATCCTCGCCGCGATCGAACAGCTCGACTACCGGCCGAACTCGGCGGCCCGGGCCCTGGTCACCCGGCGCACGAGAGTCATCGGCGTCATCAGCCCGGCCAGCACGCTCTACGGCCCGGCCAGCACCTTGTACGGCATCGAGCAAGCGGCGCGCCAGGCGGGCTACTTCGTCAGCGTGGCCAGCGTGAAGGACGTCGACGGTGCCGCTGTCCGACAGGCGGTGGAGCGCCTCAGCAGCCAATTCGTCGAGGGGATCGTGGCCATCGCCCCGCGCCGGGCCGCCGTCGAGGCGCTGCGGGACGTGCCCGCGGAACTGCCGCTGGTGGTCGTCGAGGGCGGGGACGGAGGCGGGCGTCCCGTGGTGTGCGTGGACCAGGCGGAGGGGGCACGGCTGGTCACCCGGCATCTGCTCGAGCAGGGAGCGGACTCGGTCTGGCACATCGCGGGCCCGTCGGACTGGCTGGAGGCCCAGGGGCGGCTCTCCGGCTGGAAGGCCGAGCTCAAGCGGGCGGGTGTGGAACCGCCCGAGCCGCTGCGCGGGGACTGGAGCCCGGCATCCGGTTACTCCAGCGGCCGGCTGCTGGCCGAGCGGTCCGATGTGCGGGCCGTGTTCGCCGCCAACGACCAGATGGCGCTGGGTGCTCTCCGCGCCTTCCACGAGCGAGGGGTCCGGGTTCCGGCCGATGTGCTCGTGGCGGGGTTCGACGACGCGCCGGAGTCCGCCTACTTCACCCCTCCCCTGACCACCGTGGCGCAGGACTTCGACGCGGTCGGTCGGGGCAGCATGGAGTTGTTGCTGCAGCGCATCGACGGTTCCGACGAGGCCGATTCCAGCGCCGTCATCGCTCCCGAACTGGTCACCCGGCACAGCACCGTCGGCCGGTTGCGGGACGGTTCCGGCCCGGTGGGCTAG